From the genome of Triticum aestivum cultivar Chinese Spring chromosome 1A, IWGSC CS RefSeq v2.1, whole genome shotgun sequence:
GCAGTGAGGAAACACAAGAGGGCCCATGCCAGAAACTCAGTTACCTACGACGAGGGCAGCGCAACTCCTACCATGCAGGAGAGTTCTTGATATTGAACCACATAACAGACCCTGCATAAGCATCTATATAAATTATTCAATGGACATTGCAACACATAACAAGGTCCAAGGATTGTGCTTCATATGCATATGGAGGCTATATGACGACTCTATAATGTCAAGGTGGAAGCGAATGCATCTAAAAAAGAAACCTGACCAACTTATGCAACGTCAAGGTGGAAGCGAATACCTCTAAAGAATGGAATGTTAAAATACTAACGTCAATTTTTTAAGATTTTCCAGCAAACCCCGGAATCGCCATGTGAAAACAGATGGAAGTGTTATGTTGTTTATAAGAGTTCACTATGCTAAAGGAAAAATTGCAACGTAGTTCAAAAAAATGACGGAAATATTGTCACTCTTCGTTGAGCAATTGCCATGCGCTCGATCAGGATCTGACGGTCCAAAGGACATTAGCTGGGATTGCTTCAAAATATGGCGTTCGCTGGTTATCAAAGTCCAAAAAAAAGTTGAAAGCGAATATGGCAGGAGTCGAGGAGAGGCACACCGCACACGCATGAACAGAGAGAAGATAGAACATGGGATCCTTTTTTTTCAAGGGAAAGTGCAaatctactactcccaccgtttcaaagttgggtcatctattttggaacggagggagtagtaatcatGAAAAAAGAAACGGACAAAAATTGATACACAACCAGGGCATCATCAACCTCCTCTTTCCTACGATCAGCAAGCTGCCACGCTCGCCGTACTTGATACACGAACAGAGGCGTCATCGCCTGCTCTCCCCGCTATGATCAGCCAAAGCCGGCGGCCACGGCAGCTTGTACGGGTGAGCTGCTCCGGCGTACTTGTTTCTCTCGTGCTCGCGCTCAACTCGCATCGTGTCCAGCTCAACGgagaacagccacgtctcctcgcTCGGTGTCAGCAGGACGTATCCAGCATTCGCGGAGACAATCATGGCTTCTTGCTGGAAAAAGCTCTCTTTGCGCCCCGGCAGCCCAAGGGTGGCCTCCGGCAACCTCAGGTGCATCTCCAGCAACCACTCATCGCCATCACTGTCTGGATGCCGGCGTGCAAAGACCTTGAGCTCGTTGTTTATCAGGCGTATAACGCGCAGCACGCCGTCGTCGCCGCCCACAACCCGAGAGATCCCTCTGTGGGATGGCCACCACACGGTCTCCGGGAATGCGGCGATGGAGAACTCCGCCGTGGACTCAGCAAGAACAAGTACATCGGTGTCACTTCCTTCGATTCCCCAATATACAGTGCCATTTGCACGCCCTACGAAATTTTCGGGGCCGAGCGTTGACGGGAGCTCGATGTCGCCGGCGATAGCGCTGGACACGAGGCGCCAACCGCCGTCCCCGCCGGTGGAGAAGATGCACGCAGTGGTTTCGTCGAAGGCAGCGAGGACCCTGAAGTTGGACATGCTGACGCGGCGGTCCGCGTCGTCGCCGTCGAGCAGGAACACGCCCAGGCGACGCCGGAACACGCCAGGCCAGAGGATCCCCTGGTAGAGTCCGGTGAGCGGCTCGCAAACGATTAGATCGTAGCCGTCGCATAGGAGGAGAAGGCTGCCGCGGCTGTCCGCGATGTCCCACGATCCGCTGTCCGGGAGGAAGTCGAGGGAGAAGCGGCTGCAGTCGACGACGACCGGCGAGGACGGGACGAAGAGGGGTCGACCGCCGTGGTCGGTGTGGTAGTCGCCGACGTGCGGCGCCTGCGGGCCGAAGCGGGCGAGGAAGCCGGGGTTGGCGATGACGCGGCACCACCGCTTGCAGGCGGCCGCGGCGCGGACGAGGCACGGGGACGGGCCGAGGCGGGCGAGGACGAGCTCGAAGAGATGGTCAGGGAGGTCCTGCACGGTGGTTGGTCCggccattttcttcttctttttgggccTGTTCTTGCCCCGCCGACGATGCCCCGCTGATGACGCCATAGGCACGGGGAATGGCGTTGCTACTTGTTCGATATCTGTTGCGAAATTCCTGTGCAGATAAACTACGTACTACCCCTCCGTTTTAAATTACTTGTCTTGGCTTtatctagatacgaatgtatctagacttattttagtgctagataccttcATAATGCTAGATATTTCTGTATCTAAATAAATCTAAAACAAGTActgtaattcggaacggaggaagtacatggcACGGCCGGCCGTTGGGCGTTGACCCGGGGTGCGCGAGAGTGCCGCGCCCTACAAGGCCGTTTAGCCGGCGCCATCAGCGCACGCCAACGCGTCCCGCTGCGAAATTCGAGCTGGGCTAGAATAGACTGACTAGTTCTGCAAACAGAAATATCCTGTCAAGGCGAACTTTTTCCTTGCACGCAGTGCTGCACGTCCATCTCAAAATGTCAGCGGTTAGCGAGTGGGAAATATCCCCattttttttttcgagagtacgccaatagTGTATTATATTTTTATAGAAAGAAGCAGAATGTTTACAAGAACCCTATGACGATGCGAACATCGACAAGGTTacaccgactccaactccaacAAAACTAATAGCTATTCTCTCACAAATCTACTCAACCCTACCACTCCCACTCCCGCAAGCTTCCAAGTTTTAATCTCATCGAGAATTTGCTGGGCTAGCCTAATGGGGGAACTAACTTGCTCAACCCGGTTAAACACTCTCGCATTTCTTTGTTTCCAAAGCAACCAGGCAGCAACAATGACAAAAGTGTCGAACCCTCGCTTGTATGGTTGTCGGAAGTTgctccttgtcttcaaccaccactCTTGGAAGGTATCCAAAGTGTCTGGGATCTCCATATTCACCTGCATGATAAGGAAGCATTGGTGCCAGACTTCTCTCGCATAAACACATTGTGCCAAGATATGGTCCACATTATCTTCATCCCGCTGACATGTATAGCAAGCCTAAGTCACGTCCTGTAATCCATGGCGAGCTCTTCGATCAGACGTCCAGATGCGATATTGCACAGCCAGCCATACAAAGATCTTGCACTTGAGGGTCGCCCAGCTTCGCCAAATGCATGAGGTCGTGCTCGATCTAACCAGCCCCTGACATAACATCTCATATGTGGATCTGGCCGTGTACGATCCTGATGGTTCACATGGCCATCGGAATACGTCCTCTGTATTGGCATCTCTCGAGGTGGTAGCAATGACATGTTGGAGGTGGATAAGTTGAATGTGAGCCATGTAAGACAGATCACCTCGAATGTCATTGAGCCATGCACTGTCAATCATTGCTTGCTGGATCATTCTTCTATTTTTAATGCGCACATCCACAACTGCCACTATCATGGGTGCCACATCCGCGGCAGCGAACCCTTGGATCCATCGATCAGTCCAGAAGAGCACCTTGCTTCCTATCCCTGCTGTGATCTGGACGGTGCTATCAAACACCACTCTCGCCTCCTCATCCACATCATTTGTCAGTCCATGCCATGGCCGCTCAATGTCAGCACGGCGTAGCCATGCCCAGCAGACTCGAAGAGCTAGTGCTTGTAACTGCAGATTTTTGACTCCAAGGCCTGCAAATTTCATTGGTCTGCATATAGTGTTCCACGCAACCAGGCATTGCCCTACATTGGTTCTGTCTTTCCCAGCCCAGAAAAAAGATCTCATCCAAGTATTGATTTCTTCAAACACCCAGAGTGGTGGGTTCAGGACGAGCAGGTGGTGTATTGGCCTAGCTGCTATGACGCTCTTGACAAGGATTAGTCTGTCTGGTCTCTGTATAAGGCCTCTCTGCCAAGCTGGGATGAAATGCTTAACCTGGTCAAGCAGCGGCTGCCAGTCAGTCCTCGTGAGCTGGTTAATGGCGAGCAGCAACCCAAGATACTTGCATGGAAATGTCCCAAATTGGTAGTTTAGGAAGTTCATCACTCTCTCCTTGTCGTCTTGATCTCCATGAATTAGTTTGGCAGAAGTCTTCCTGTAGTTTACTGAAGTCCTGAGGTAGACCCAAATATACTGAGCGCCTCTCTCACACAAGCCAGGTCAGAGGCGGATGGTCGAATGAACAGGGCCGCATCGTTGGCAAATATGGATAGCCGCTGCGTGTCCTTAATGCCCGAGAAGGATGAGAGAACACCCTCACTAGCTGCCTTGCCAATCATTGGTGTAAGAATGTCCATGGCTATAACGAAAAGAAGAGGCGAGCTAGGATCTCCCTGCCTTAATCCTCGGTTGTGGTAAAATCTTTTTCCAGGACATCCGTTTACAACCACTTTAGTGCTCGCAGATTGCAGCAGGATTTCCAGCGAGCGAATAAACCTTGGACCAAAACCTTTGGCTCTTAGCACTTGGAAGAGGAAAGGCCAGGATAGTGTGTCAAAAGCTTTTGATATATCCAGCTTAAGAAACACACCTGGGGCTCTTCTAGCGTGGATTCTCCTTGCAACATGTCTAACCATTAAGAAGTTATCATGAAGCACTCTCCCCTTGATAAAAGCAGATTGACTGGCGTTAACTAGGGCTTTCATCTGCCTCCTTATTCTGGTTGTGAGCATCTTTGCGAATAGCTTGTCAAAGCTATGCGTCAAGCTGATTGGGCGGAAGTTGCCCACCTCCTCAGCATCACTTTTCTTCGGTATAAGTATGATGTAGGCTCGATTGAGTCTCGCAAAGCCGTATCCATCACATACATAAAGCTTGTGCACCGCTGCCATCTTGATGATAGGCCATGCTCTCTGATAAAACGCTCCAATGAAGCCATCAGGACCCGGGGCTCTGTCGGGGTGCAGCTCATTTGTAGCATCGAGGACTTCCTGCTCCGTGAACATGTCGTCAAGGTCGGCTAGATCAATTGGTTGGACATCCAAGTAATCTAGATCAATCGTGAAGTCACGTGCTTGGTCAGACCCAAGCATGGATTTAAACGCAGCTGTGAACACCTCTTCTTTCTGTCTTTGCTCTGTGTACACAGCATCTCCAACTCTGACGTGCGGGATGAAATTTTT
Proteins encoded in this window:
- the LOC123055560 gene encoding uncharacterized protein, coding for MASSAGHRRRGKNRPKKKKKMAGPTTVQDLPDHLFELVLARLGPSPCLVRAAAACKRWCRVIANPGFLARFGPQAPHVGDYHTDHGGRPLFVPSSPVVVDCSRFSLDFLPDSGSWDIADSRGSLLLLCDGYDLIVCEPLTGLYQGILWPGVFRRRLGVFLLDGDDADRRVSMSNFRVLAAFDETTACIFSTGGDGGWRLVSSAIAGDIELPSTLGPENFVGRANGTVYWGIEGSDTDVLVLAESTAEFSIAAFPETVWWPSHRGISRVVGGDDGVLRVIRLINNELKVFARRHPDSDGDEWLLEMHLRLPEATLGLPGRKESFFQQEAMIVSANAGYVLLTPSEETWLFSVELDTMRVEREHERNKYAGAAHPYKLPWPPALADHSGESRR